Genomic segment of Rhodococcus rhodochrous:
AGATGGTGAGGACGGGTTTGCGGGAGGGGGTGGGCAGTCTGCCCCAGGTCAGTGCCCCGCCCTCCGCGGGGACGTAGTGCTGTCCGGGGATCGGACCGGTATGGGGCTGCAGAACGGTCACGGGGAGACCTTTCGGGCGGCCGCCACGATATGCGGACGGATTGCCGAATCGGACGGCAGGATACGGATTTTCGATTCAGACGCTAGGCCCCGAGAGTTCCGCTCACGTTACGAGCGTGTTGAATTATGAAACGTTGTCTCGTATAGCTTGACGCTCGCTGTTCCTGTTCCTAGGGTTCGACAACAAGGGCGACCGAGTGCCCTTGGAAGGAAGGCGAATTCGGTGAGTGAGAAAACACAGCGAAGGCTGGGTCCGTCGGGGGCAGCCTTCATCCGCCTGTCCGTACCGGACATGGCATCCACCATCGAGTTCCTCGAGTACCACGTCGGTTTCGCACTCGAGGAGCACGACGAGACGCACGCCTATCTCCGTGTCGGCACCGAGCATCACAGCCTCGAGCTCGTCCACGATCCTTCCCTCATGGCGTTCCGATACGACGGCGTGGGATTCAGGGTGGACGACGAGGCCGTCCTGTCGGACCTGGAGGAACGCGTCCGCGCCGCCGGCCACGAGGTTCTACCGCTCACCGAAGGCATGAAAGGTCTCTGCCGGCAGGGGTTCGCGGTGGTCGACCCGAACGGCACCCTCGTCGAATTGTTCACGGGCTTCCTCGAATATGCCGAGACCCCGTGGCCGGACCTTCGTCCCCAGCGCTTCGTGCATCCCTTCGTGGTCACCGACCGCTACGAGGAGACCCTGAACTTCTACATGAACGTCCTGGGATTCCTGGCTTCGGACTACGTCGAGGACTTCACCGCGTTCCTGCGCTGCGAGGATCGCTACCACCACAGCCTCGCCATCCGCCGAGCGGACCGGTACGCCCTCGAACACGCGTGCTTCATCATGGGTGATCTCGACGGAGTGATGCGACGCCGGGCTCGTGCCCAGCACAAGCAGGTTCGTATCCTCGGCGATGTCGTGAACCACTCGGCGTCCACATCCATCGCCTTCTATCTCTACGACGAGCGGCACGGGCCCCGCTGGGAACTGTGCGACGGGCATCGGGTGTTCACACCCGAGGAACACGAGACGCACAGACCGCGTCGGCTGAAGCGGGATCCCCGCAACATCGATGTGTGGCGCGCCGCTTCCGACGACCGCACCTGGGCGCACTGACATCGGCGGCCACGAAGAACCCGTCGTCGACCGTGCTGAGCTCCTCGACGTTCTGAGACTTCTGACCGGACGACCGACCCCTCACGGCGAGGAACTCGCGTCGGCGCGCGCGGTGCAGGGCTGGATCGCGGAACATCTTCCGGAGGTGTCGGCCGTGGTCCACCCTGCGGGAAGCACAGCAAATCTCGTCTGCAGTGTCGGTTCGGGTCCGGAGCTGGTGCTGTACTCGCACCTCGACACCTCACTGACCGGGCACGGTGACCGGGACGGTGGGGTCACGGGACACGATGACGACGCTCCACTCGGACTGGAGGAGAACGGAGATCTCGTCTCCGGTTTCGGGGTCGGAGTAGCGCGAGGACCGGCCTCCGCTGCCGTTGCCGCGTTCGCGGCCGCCGCACGTGCCACGGCCGACCGGCACCGACGAGGTCGCCTGACGCTGTTGCTCGCCGGTGGGGGCACGCATCGGGACGGAACCGGTGAACACGGAGCCGGTGTCCGCAGATTTCTGGAAGGCAGACCGCGTCCCGCTGCGGCGATCGTCGCCAAAGGCGGACCGGACGGTGTGCTCTACGCCGAGCCGGGGGCCGTCTACCTGCGGGTGCGGGTCGGGACCCGTCGCGGCGTCGTACTCGCCCGTGAGCACGCGACACCACCCGGCGGACTCGTCGTGCATGCCGGCACGGTGATCGCGGCCATCGAAAGGTGGCGCGCCGAGGTGGTCTTCGCTCCCGGCGCGGCCACCGGCCCGACCGCACGCGAAGCAGGTATCGGTGCACTGCACAGTGGTTCTCCGGCGAAACCGGATCTGCTGCCCGCCGTCCTCGACATACATCTCTACCTGGTCACCCTGCCGGGAGACGACGTCGTCGAACTCGTCGATGCACTGCGCCGGGTCCTGCACGACGATCTTGCGGCGAGTCCCCTGGCCGAGTGCACCGTCGAGGTCACTGCCGGGCCGCACCAGCGAGGCGGAGGGACGTCACCGACGGCCCCGATCGCTGTGCGGACACGGGCGGCGTGGATGCGTCACAGTCGAGGAAGGATGCCATCCGAGGTGCTCGGGTGGAGGGGGTCGACCGACGGTACCGTGTTCCGCGAGCATGGCATCGCTACGGTTCGGACGGGTCCGGCTGCAGCGCCCGATCCGGCGGATTCCGACCGGGACTCGGTCGCCGCCGGAGAACTGGTGCGCTATGCGCGAATCTACGCTCAGGTCGGTGCGCACTGGCTCACCGATCCCGACAGGGAGGGATAGACCGTGGGAGACGACGACAAGGGCGCACCGGCGATCCAGGCGGTCGAGCGCGCTGCAGTGATCCTGGCCGCTTTCTCGGGTGCGCGACCGCGCCTGACGCTGAACGAGATCACCGCCGTGCTCGGGACGAGCAAGGCCACCGCGCACCGGTACACGAAAGCATTGCGGGCGGTGAACCTCCTGCGATTCGATCCGGCCGAGAGCGTGTACACCCTCGGTCCTCAGGTGCTCGCACTGGCGGCCGCAGCGCGGGCCGGTCTCCCGGTGGTGCGTATCGCGGAACCGTTCATGGACCAGCTCCTGCGCGACGTTCAGGAGACCGTCGTCCTCTCGGTCTGGGACGGCGAGAGTCCGATCGTGGTCGCTGCAGCGGATCACACGGATGCGATCGCGCGGATCACCGTCAACGTGGGGACGAGGCTCTCACCCACGGCGACCGCTCAGGGCCGGGTCTTCTGCGCGCTCCTCCCCGAGGACGAGGTACCGATGCTGCGGCGGGAGACGAAGGCGAATCCGGACTTCGCCCGCGAACTGTCCGCTATCCGGGAGACCGGAATATCGTTGAAATCACCTGTTGTCAACGGTGTTCGGACACTGGCAGCGCCTGTCTTCCAGGGTGGAAGAGTGGTTGCTGCGCTGGCAGTCCTGTCCATTGCCGTACCCGGAGAGGTCGACATCGACCTGCAGGCACGCGAACTGCTGAAGACCGCGGAGAACCTGTCGGCAGAACTCGGCCGCGTCTGACGGGGGAAGACACCGTCTGTCGGGCGGGTGACGTTCTGCCGACAGGCCACGCCCTCATCGATCGGAGGAGTGCCCCGGTGTCGTCGACAGAGACGAATCGATCAGCGGGGCAAGGTTGTTCACCGCAGCCGCCGCTTCTCCGAAACCGACGCTCATCAATCTCACCTTGCCGGGATACTCGCTGATGTCACCGGCCGAGTAGACGCGCGGAAGCGAGGTCTGCTGATGGCGGTCGACGAGTATCCGGCGGCGCTCCTGGGCCAGCCCCCACGTGTCGAGAGGACCGAGATCGGCAATGAATCCGAGGGCGGCGACCACACTGCCGGCGGAGATGGTGATCGGATCGGCGCCGCGTTCACGGACGGTGACCGAGTCGATGCGCTCCTCGCCGCCGATCGCGACCACTTCGTGTGGGGTGAGAATCCGGACACTCGACTTCTGCAACGTCGCGACACTGCGCTCGTGGGCGCGGAAGACCGGACGCCGATGGACGAGCGTGACCGACGCAGCGACGGGTTCGAGACTCAGGGCCCAGTCGACCGCAGAATCGCCACCTCCGACGACCACGACGTCCTCGCCGGCGAGATCGTCCGGTCGCGGGACGAAGTACCGGAGCCCGCGCCCCAGATAGTCCGAGCCGACCGGGAGCTCACGAGGAATGAAGCTTCCCACGCCGCCGGTGATCAGCAGCGCCTTGGCTTCGATGCGATGCCCGAGATCGGTGGTGACGACGATTCCGTCGTCGACGTGTTCGAGAGTGGTGGCCGTGTGCCCGAGGAGCAGGACGGGTTCTGCCGACATGGCCTGGGCGTGGAGTCGGTCGACGAGTTCGCGGCCTTTCACCGACGGGAAACCGGCGATGTCGTAGATCGGCTTCTCCGGATACATGGCCGCGACCTGTCCGCCCACCTCGGGCAGGGAGTCCACGAGAACGACGTTCATCCCGCGGAAGCCGGCGTAGTAGGTGGCGTAGAGGCCCGCGGGCCCTGCTCCGACGACGAGCAGATCGGTGACGGTCGTGTTCGCCGTCGCCCCGACGGCCTGTGCGAGATCAGTCATCGGACCAGGACGCGACGACGGGATGGTCCACTCCGACACGCCCGATCTTCCGGGCGCCTCCGGGAGAGCCGACGGAGGAGAAGAACTCTGCGTTGATCTCGACGAACGCGCGGCGTTCGTCCGGTACGTCCTCCTCATGGAAGATCGAGATCACCGGGCATGCCGGTTCGCAGCGTCCGCATTCGACACACTCGTCGGGGTGGATGTACATCATCCTGTCGCCCTCGTAGATGCAGTCCACCGGACATTCCTCCATGCATGACTTGTCGGTTTCGTCGATGCAGGAACTGGTGATGACGTAGGCCATGCTGCCCCTTCGTCTCGTATTGCAAGTTGCTCTGTCGTAATACGAGATGGTTTCTGGGTGCGGACCGTCTGTCAATCCGTGCACGGCAGTCTTCACGGGAGTTCACGAAGTCGTAACGGTCGCCCCGATCGTCCGAGCGCGCAGCGTATTCGGGCGGAACGCGGGTCCGAACCACTGCGTGTCGCGTGCTGTCGGCGCGCGCAAACAGAGGGGCGGGATAAAATATACTCTAAGTTGGTTTTAAGCCTTTAAACGGTCCTAAAGTAGAGCAATTTCGCTACCATTGAGCGATGGAGAAGGTTTTGGTGGTCTACGGAACTCGTCCCGAGGCGATCAAGATGGCGCCCGTCGTCACCGCCCTGCAGAGATCGGAAGTACTCGAACCCGTTGTCGCAGTGACCGGCCAGCACCGCGAGATGCTGGACCAGGTCAACACCCTGTTCGGTATCGAACCGAGCCACGACCTCGACATCCTCACCCAACGGCAAGGGCTCGAGGCCATCACGGCCAAGGCTCTCGGCGGGGTGTCGGATGTGATTGCCCGGGAGGAACCTGGTGCGGTTCTCGTCCAAGGAGATACGACGACCTGCTTCGCCGCGGCCCTCGCGGCGTTCTACTGCAAGGTGCCACTCGTACACCTCGAGGCCGGGCTCCGGACCGGGGATCGCTACAACCCCTTCCCCGAGGAACTGAACCGGCGCCTGACCTCGCAACTGGCGTCGCTGCACCTGGCGCCCACCCCCACCTCCCGCGCCAATCTCCTGGCGGACGGGATCGATCCCGGCGACATCGTCGTCACCGGCAACACAGTGATCGACGCGCTCTACACGGTGACCTCCCAGTCACCCTCGCTCGACAACCCGGATCTCGCTCCGCTGCTGGGTCGTCCGATGGTCCTCGTCACCGCACATCGACGCGAGTCCTGGGGAGAACCCATGGCGTGTTCGGCGCGGGCCATCGCCCGTCTGGCCCACGCGTTCCCGCACATGACCTTCCTGTTGCCGGCACACCTCAACCCGGTCGTGCGGGAGGTGCTCCTGCCGCCCCTCGCCGATCTCGACAATGTGATAGTGACGAATCCGCTGTCCTACAGCGACTTCGCACTCGCGATGGCGGCGTCGACGATCGTGCTGACCGACAGCGGCGGCGTGCAGGAGGAAGCACCGAGCCTCGGCAAGCCGGTCCTCGTGATGCGCGAGACCACCGAGCGACCCGAAGCCGTCACGGCGGGAACCGTCCGGCTGGTGGGGACGGACGAGGAACTCATCGTCGAATGGGTCACCCGTCTGCTCACCCGGCCCGCGGCCTACGACGAGATGGCTCGCGCGGTCAATCCGTACGGCGACGGGAGTGCCGCCCAGCGTTCGGTTGCGGCGATCGAGCACTTCTTCGGCCTCGGACCCCGCCCCGCGGAGTTCGCGCCCGTCGAAGCGGTCGGCTCCTACTGACAGATCCGGATACCGCGTCATCCGAAAGGAATACGGCCGGTAGGTGTGAGAACACCTACCGGCCGTATTTCGTGGGTGGGTTCAGCGCCACACCCCGCGGGTGTCGTACACGACCTTGCCCGCCAGGAGGCTGCGCGACAGCGACCGGAACTGATCGTGGTCCACGAGTTCGACGACGATGTCCGCCGCGGCGATGGCGTCCCGGCACCGCGCGGTGCGCACGCTCTCGTATCCGAGGAGGGTGTCGGGAACCTCGTGCACGAACGGATCGGCGAGCAGCAGTTCGACGTCGGGCAGCGCCTTGGCGATGAGCTCGACGACGTGCAGGGCCGGGCTCTCCCGGATGTCGTCGACGTTGGCCTTGAACGTCAGCCCCAGACATGCGACCGTCGGATTCTTGAAACGCGAACAGGTTTCGATGACCTGCTGGGCCACGTAGTTCGGCTTGGAATCGTTGATCTCGCGTGCGGTGCGGATCAGCTTCGCCGAACCCGGCGATGCGCCGACGATGAACCACGGGTCCACCGCGATGCAGTGCCCGCCGACACCGGGGCCGGGACTGAGAATGTTCACCCGGGGATGGCGGTTCGCCAGACGGATGACCTCCCAGACGTCCAGTTCGAGTTCGTCCGAGACGTACGACAACTCGTTCGCGAAGGCGATGTTGATGTCGCGGTAGGCGTTCTCGACGAGCTTCGCCATCTCGGCGCTCGCGGCGTCGGTCAGGCAGATCTCGCCCTGGCAGAAGACGCGGTAGATCGAGGCGGCGCGCTGAGCGCACAGCGGCGTGATCCCGCCGACCACCCGGTCGTTCGTGATCATCTCGATCATGATGCGTCCCGGGAGCACCCGTTCGGGGCAGTGGGCGATGTGGATGTCCGGCAGACCCTCGTCGGTGTGGGGGAGACGGAGATCCGGTCGCAGTTCGGACAACCACCGGCTGACGCTCTCGGTGGTGCCGGGTGGTGACGTCGATTCGAGCACCACGATCTCCCCGCCGCGCAACTGCGGGGCGATCTGTTCGGTCGCCCGACGCACGTACGACAGGTCGGCGGTGTGGTCGGCGTTGAACGGTGTCGGGACGGCGATGATGTACGCGTCGGCGAGGGGGACGGTGTCGGTCGCGCTCAACGTCCCCATGGCCACGGCGCCGGCCAGGCTCACCGCGAGATCGAGTTCGGCGAACGGCACCTCGCCCCGCGAGACGGCCGACACGATACGGGGATCGATGTCCACGCCGATGACGTCGATGTCGCGGGTCGCGAGGACGACGGCCGTCGGCAGGCCGATGTAGCCGAGTCCGACGACGGCGACGGTGCCGCTGAATGTGTCAGCCATGATGCTTCCTCGGGGTCGGGAGTTTCTCGGGACGCGGATAGGGCGGGGTGGTGCGGAAACGTTCGCGGGCGAGCAGGATCAGGAACGCGGTGTTGGTAGTGAGATAGCGCCGCCACATCCGGCGCGGTTCCTGCAGGAGGCGGTAGGCCCACTCCATGCTGGCGCGTTGCCACCGCTCGGGTGCGCGCTTGGTGATCCCGGCGAGGACGTCGAAGGAGCCACCCACACCGTGACGGATCGGGACGTCCAGCACGTCCTCCCAGCGCCGCAGGAAGTTCTCCTTGCGAGGGGAGGGCATGCCGAGGAACAGCATGTCCGCCCGGGATTCGCGGATGGCCCGGGCGATCGCCTCCTCCTCCGATTCGTCGAAGTAGCCGTGGTGGGCGCCGGCGATCCGGAGTCCGGGGTACTTCGTGGTGAGGGCGTCGACGAGGGCGTCGAGCACCGACTGCTCCGCGCCGAGCAGATAGACGGAGCGGTGTTCGGCGTCGGCCGTCGCGAGCAGCGAGTACTGGCTTCGCAACAACGGCGACCTGGCGATGCTCGAGGTCACGATCACGCGCCTGCGTCGCAGATGGCCCGACGCGCAGATCGGCGTGCTCACCGACGTCCCGCTCCTGCTCCGCGCCTACCACCCGACGGCGAAGGGGATCACCGTCCTCTCGACCGACCCCTGGGCCGAACCGACGGTCGCGGAGGACTTCTTCGCCGCACTGGGACCGCGCATCGTCGGCCCGGTCGCCCTCGGCGCGGTCCGCTTCCGGGTGTGGTTTCCACAGAAGGCCCGCGGACTGCGCCGCCGGCTCGAGCGGCTCGCCCGCACGCGCCTCCCGTCCGAACAGACCGTGGAGGCCCCGGTCTCCGCGAGTGAAGCGGCTGTTCGCCGGCCGGTGTACCCGGGCAGCGCGGCCGCCGTCGAGAAGGCCTCCCTCCTGCTCGTGCTCGGCGGTGGCTACATCACCGATTCCGATGCCGCCCAGGCGCACCGTGTCTTCACCCTCATCGAGCACGCCTGCGACCACGGCGTTCCCGTCGCCATGGTCGGCCAGGGCCTCGGACCACTCGAAGACCCCCTGCTGCAGCAGCGCGCGGCCGAAGTGATGCCTCGCGTCGACTTCGTCTCCCTGCGGGAGGGCCTCCGCGGCCCGGCCATCCTCGAACGGGCCGGTGTGCCGGAGGACCGGATCCTCGTCACCGGCGACGATGCCATCGAACTCGCCTACACCGAATGCGACACCGGCCCCGGAAGCGACATCGGCGTGTGCCTGCGTCTCGCCGCCTACGCCCCCGTCTCGGGGATCGCCCGCGACACCGTCCGCAAGGTCGTGCAGGCCGTGGCCACCGAGTACTCCTCGACACTGGTGCCGTTGATCATCGCGGAATACCGTTCCCAGTACCGTCGTTCGACGCTGCCCATCGTGCGCGGAGCGGACTCGGTGGCCGAGCCCCCACCCCGCTACACCTCGCCCGGACAGCTCGTCGAGCAGGTGTCGAGGTGCCGCGTCCTCGTGACCGGCGCCTACCACCTCGCGGTCTTCGCGCTCTCCCGGGGAATCCCCGTGGTCGCCCTGTCGTCGACCCGTTACTACGACGACAAGTTCCGCGGCCTCGAGGACATGTTCGGCGGTGGTCTCACACTGCTGCACCTCGACGATCCCGCGCTGGGAAGCAGACTCGCGGATGCGATGCACACCTCCTGGCAGCAGGCGGACGAGGTCCGCGGTCGTCTGCGTGCCCGTGCCCGGGAACAGATCCGCATGGGGCACGTGGCCTTCGAACACGTCTTCGCGCTCGCCGAACGGGCGCGGGTCGAGAACCACTGAGATCCGGAACCGCTGGGATCACCGAACGGTGCAGGTCGGAAGGATGTCGCCGGAGTGAGCAGCACGACCCCCGAAGAAACGGACCCCGCGGGCCGGACGGTGGAGACCGGCCCGCCCGGGCGGTCGCTGATGTCCTCGATCGGACGGGTGGCCGGCGCGTCGACCGTCGCGCTGCTCTTCTGCGAACTGGTCTCGCTCGTCCAGACCGTCGCCCTCGCACGCCTGCTCACCCCCGCCGAGATCGGAATCTTCGTCGCAGGAACGGTTCTCACGACCTTCTTCGGGACGTTCGTCGAAGGCGGACTACGCTCGGGACTCATCCAACGCGACACCGACGTCGCCGACGCGGCCGAGACCGTCTTCCGTGTGACCCTGCTGGCCGGAATCGTCATGAGCATCGGCGCGCTCGCGGCCGCACCCGTGATCGGGGCGATCTTCGACAGCACCACAGCGGGTCTGGTCGCCGCCGCGACCTCCGGTGTGCTGCTCGTCTACTCGGTCGCCAACGTGCCGGAAGCCATGTTGCAACGCGAGTTCAGCGTCAAGAGGCGACTGATCGTCGGGCCCGCCGTAGCCGTCAGTTTTGCGACGGTCGCGGTGTCGACGGCCGCCCTCGGCTGGGGCGTGTGGAGCATGGTGGCCGGCACCTACGTCTCGTACATCACCCTGGTGATCTCCGTCTGGGCGATCACCAGTTGGCGGCCGGGTCGCGGCCGTGCCTCGTTCGTCCTCTGGCGCGAACTCGCCCGCTACGGAGCACCTCTCGTACTCGGAATGATCGGATCACGCGTGCAGGCGGCGACCGAGGCGGTGGTGGTCGGCCGAGGACTCAGCGCCTCCGACCTCGGTTTCTTCCGGTACGGCCAGCGGATCGCCCGGATCCCGGCCATGGCGATCATCGAGATCGGCTCGGTCGCACTGTTTCCCGCTTTCTCTCGGATCGCCAAGGATCCGGACCGACTCGTCTCGGCCTATCTGCGCGCCCTGCAGTGGGCGACCATCGGAGCCGCCGCGTGTTCCGGACTGATGATCGCCGCCGGCACGCCCGCCGTCGTCGTCGTACTGGGGGAGCCGTGGCGCGGCGCCGGACCGGTGGTCGTCGCCCTGGCCGGTCTCAGTCTCGGCAAGGCGTTCATCTGCGTGAGCGAGGAGATCATCAAGGGATGTGGCCGGACGGGCCTGCTGAACTGGTACACGCTCACCGAGGTCGGTGTGGGCCTGGTGCTCCTGCTCGTGTTCGTCGGTCTGTTCGGCCTCGTCGGAGCAGCGCTGTCGGTGTCGATCACGGCCATCGTCGTGGGGATCGTCGTCATGGCCCTCGCGAAGAGATGCATCCCCGTGTCGCTCTCGCAGCTCGCCGGCGCGATCCTTCCCCCGTTGCCCGCCGCGGCAATCGCGACGGTGGTGCTCTGGTTGTTCGAACACCATCTCGCGCACAGTGATACACACCCCCACCCTCGTTGCCGTCGCCTTGCTGGCACTCGACGCACTCGTCTTCGCAGCCGCCTATCTTCTGGCGCTCGGCGTGTTCGCGAGATCCGCCACGACCGACCTGGTCGGCACGGTCCGCCGACTTGTCGCAACCGCCGTCAGGACGAGGAGGGATACCCGTGTCGATTCCTAGAGCCCATCCCGAGAAACAGGGTTCCGCCGATCCCGCCGCGGTCGCGCGATCCGGGGAGGTGGTCCGGCTCCGGGCCCCGCGGTTCTCGGACCATCGGGAGTGGCGCCGGATCCGCCTGCGCGATCGGGCCATCATCGAACCGTTCTGGGCGTCGAGTCCGCTGTCCTGGGAGGCGCGGCACACCCAGGAGGAATGGGTGCAGGAGTGCCTGCACCTGCGCTCCTCCCGCCGGTCGCGCGGTTTCGTGATCGAGGTCGACGGGCATTTCGCCGGACAGGTCAACCTGTTCGGCATCGATCACGCGAGACGCTCTGCGGAACTGGGTATCTGGATGGATTCGGCGGTGGGCGGCCGGGTCATCGGGCACCTCGCGGTGTCCATCCTGATGGATTACGCGTTCACCACCTTGGGGCTGTACCGGCTCACCGCTCCGATCTGTGTCGACAACCTCCCGGCCGCCCGCGGCGCGGACCGGATCGGGTTCGTCCGGGAGGTGACGATGAAGAAGTCCTTCGCAGCAGGAGGTCGTCGCAAGGACCACATCCTGTTCGCCATGACGGCCGACCGGGTGCCCGGTGGGGGACTGACCGCGCGGTGGTCCGATCCCTCGACCCCCGTCGTCCTGCCGGTGTGTTCCGTCGACCGGCGCATCTCGCCGAGAAGTCTCACGACGGGCTGCCGCTACGTGCTCGGCACCGCGAAGCGGCTGGCTCCCGGGCGAACAGCGCTGCAGGCGGCGCCCGCCCACGTCGGTGGGCTGATCCTGCGACCGGTCCACGCCCTGTCTCCCCCTCCGCTGCGGCGACCCCGTCGGGACGACGAAGCCGTCCTGGAAGGGGTGTGGCAACCGAGCTCACCGTGGGCGGGCTGGTCGGGGCACGCCTTCGGTTACCGTGTCGAGAAGGCCGGTCGGCACCTCGGCACGGTCGGTTTCGAACCGATCGATCTCGTCCGGCGCGACGCCACGCTGCGGGTGGACGCGACCGGCGACGACAATCACCCGGCGCTCCTGCAGGCAGCGGAATGGCTGCTCGACCGGGCGTTCGGGGTGCTGAAGATCGAACGGGTGCAGACCGGGGTCGACTCCTGCAACGCGGTCGCGGCCGGTTTCGCGAAGGCGCTCGGGCTCACCCTCGAAGGCCGGATGCGGGGCATCACCACACCCGACGACCGGCTGCGCGATCTCGACCTGTGGGCGAAGGTCGCGGACATCCACTCCGACAGCGAGACACGCAGACTCGATCACGCGACCCCCGTGGGAGAATGACGATGACCGAATCCGTCGACATATCGGCCAAATTCGACAGGTCCGCGCGTCTCCAGCGGCGCCTCCACGAACTCGTGCCCGGCGGTGCCCACACCTACGCCCGCGGTCCGGACCAGTATCCCGAACACATGACGCCGATCCTCACCCACGGGGACGGCGCACACGTGTGGGACGTCGACGGGAACCGCTACGTCGAATACGGGATGGGGCTGCGGTCGGTGACGCTGGAACACGGCTACCGCCCGGTCGCCGAAGCCGTCACCGAGGCCGTGCGGCGTGGGACGAACTTCAGCCGCCCCACCCTCCTCGAAGTCGAAGCGGCCGAAGATTTCCTGTCGCTCGTGCCCGGCGCCGACATGGTCAAGTTCGCCAAGAACGGATCGGACGCCACCACCGCGGCGGTCCGTCTCGCGCGTGCCGCCACCGGGCGCGATCACATCGCCGTCTGCGACCACCCGTTCTTCTCCGTCGACGACTGGTTCATCGGCACCACGCCGATGAGTGCGGGCATCCCGGAGAGTTCGCGATCGCTCACGCTGCGCTTCCGCTACAACGACCTCGCCTCGCTCGACGCGGCCCTCACGTCGCACCCTGTGGCGTGTGGCGTCCTCGAAGCGGCCACTGCCACAGCAGAACCCGCACCCGGATTCCTCGAGGGGGTGCGCCGGCTGTGCGATCGTCACGGCGCGCTCATGGTGCTCGACGAGATGATCACCGGTTTCCGCTGGTCGGAGCGCGGGGCGCAGTCGGTCTACGGCGTGCGGCCCGACCTGTCGTGCTGGGGCAAGGCGATGGGGAACGGATTCCCGATCTCCGCGCTCGCCGGTCGCCGCGAGTACATGGAACTCGGCGGACTCGGCACCGACGCCGAACGGGTCTTCCTGCTCTCGACCACCCACGGACCGGAGACGGCGTCGCTCGCGGCCTTCCGCGCAGTGGTACGGGCGTACGAGACCGAGCGGCCGATCGAACGGATGGAGGCCGCCGGAACGCGCCTGGCCACCGCCGTGAACGCGCTCTCGGCGGAGATGGGACTCGACGAGTACGTGCGGGTGGAGGGCAGACCGTCCTGCCTGGTGTTCTCGACGCGAGGACCCGACGGGGTGCCCTCGCAGGAGTACCGGACACTGTTCCTGTCCGAACTGCTCGACCGCGGGGTCCTGGGCCAGTCGTTCGTCGTGTCGGCGGCGCACACCGACGACGACATCGACCTCACCGTCGCCGCGGTGGACGCCGCGCTCGTGGTGTACCGGAAGGCGATCGACGCCGGGAGCGTCCGGGGTCTGCTGCGCGGACGGCCGGTGGCGCCTGCCCTCCGCCGCTTCGCGACCCCGCGGCGGTTGCCGTAGAGGTCAGCGCAGGATCAGGCAGGTTGTCGAGCCCGTCGCGAGCAGTCGGCCCTCGGAGTCGCGGGCCTCGCCGCGCGCCGTCGCGGTGCGTCGTCCGGTGTGCTCGCAGAAGCCCTGCACGCGGATGACGCCCTTGCCGGTCTGCACCGGACGGACGTAGCGCACCTGCAGGTCGAGGGTCGTGTACCCGACCCCGGCCTCGAGGGTGCTCGACACGCAGAAGCCCATCGCGGTGTCGAAGAGGGTGGCGAGCACGCCGCCGTGGATGCTGCCCACCGCGTTGGCGTGGAACTCCTGCGGCTCGAGGGTGACCTCGGCGAAGCCCTCGCCGGCGTCGGTGACGGTGAAGCC
This window contains:
- the wecC gene encoding UDP-N-acetyl-D-mannosamine dehydrogenase, with the translated sequence MADTFSGTVAVVGLGYIGLPTAVVLATRDIDVIGVDIDPRIVSAVSRGEVPFAELDLAVSLAGAVAMGTLSATDTVPLADAYIIAVPTPFNADHTADLSYVRRATEQIAPQLRGGEIVVLESTSPPGTTESVSRWLSELRPDLRLPHTDEGLPDIHIAHCPERVLPGRIMIEMITNDRVVGGITPLCAQRAASIYRVFCQGEICLTDAASAEMAKLVENAYRDINIAFANELSYVSDELELDVWEVIRLANRHPRVNILSPGPGVGGHCIAVDPWFIVGASPGSAKLIRTAREINDSKPNYVAQQVIETCSRFKNPTVACLGLTFKANVDDIRESPALHVVELIAKALPDVELLLADPFVHEVPDTLLGYESVRTARCRDAIAAADIVVELVDHDQFRSLSRSLLAGKVVYDTRGVWR
- the fdxA gene encoding ferredoxin: MAYVITSSCIDETDKSCMEECPVDCIYEGDRMMYIHPDECVECGRCEPACPVISIFHEEDVPDERRAFVEINAEFFSSVGSPGGARKIGRVGVDHPVVASWSDD
- a CDS encoding NAD(P)/FAD-dependent oxidoreductase, encoding MTDLAQAVGATANTTVTDLLVVGAGPAGLYATYYAGFRGMNVVLVDSLPEVGGQVAAMYPEKPIYDIAGFPSVKGRELVDRLHAQAMSAEPVLLLGHTATTLEHVDDGIVVTTDLGHRIEAKALLITGGVGSFIPRELPVGSDYLGRGLRYFVPRPDDLAGEDVVVVGGGDSAVDWALSLEPVAASVTLVHRRPVFRAHERSVATLQKSSVRILTPHEVVAIGGEERIDSVTVRERGADPITISAGSVVAALGFIADLGPLDTWGLAQERRRILVDRHQQTSLPRVYSAGDISEYPGKVRLMSVGFGEAAAAVNNLAPLIDSSLSTTPGHSSDR
- the wecB gene encoding non-hydrolyzing UDP-N-acetylglucosamine 2-epimerase gives rise to the protein MEKVLVVYGTRPEAIKMAPVVTALQRSEVLEPVVAVTGQHREMLDQVNTLFGIEPSHDLDILTQRQGLEAITAKALGGVSDVIAREEPGAVLVQGDTTTCFAAALAAFYCKVPLVHLEAGLRTGDRYNPFPEELNRRLTSQLASLHLAPTPTSRANLLADGIDPGDIVVTGNTVIDALYTVTSQSPSLDNPDLAPLLGRPMVLVTAHRRESWGEPMACSARAIARLAHAFPHMTFLLPAHLNPVVREVLLPPLADLDNVIVTNPLSYSDFALAMAASTIVLTDSGGVQEEAPSLGKPVLVMRETTERPEAVTAGTVRLVGTDEELIVEWVTRLLTRPAAYDEMARAVNPYGDGSAAQRSVAAIEHFFGLGPRPAEFAPVEAVGSY
- a CDS encoding IclR family transcriptional regulator; amino-acid sequence: MGDDDKGAPAIQAVERAAVILAAFSGARPRLTLNEITAVLGTSKATAHRYTKALRAVNLLRFDPAESVYTLGPQVLALAAAARAGLPVVRIAEPFMDQLLRDVQETVVLSVWDGESPIVVAAADHTDAIARITVNVGTRLSPTATAQGRVFCALLPEDEVPMLRRETKANPDFARELSAIRETGISLKSPVVNGVRTLAAPVFQGGRVVAALAVLSIAVPGEVDIDLQARELLKTAENLSAELGRV
- a CDS encoding VOC family protein; the protein is MASTIEFLEYHVGFALEEHDETHAYLRVGTEHHSLELVHDPSLMAFRYDGVGFRVDDEAVLSDLEERVRAAGHEVLPLTEGMKGLCRQGFAVVDPNGTLVELFTGFLEYAETPWPDLRPQRFVHPFVVTDRYEETLNFYMNVLGFLASDYVEDFTAFLRCEDRYHHSLAIRRADRYALEHACFIMGDLDGVMRRRARAQHKQVRILGDVVNHSASTSIAFYLYDERHGPRWELCDGHRVFTPEEHETHRPRRLKRDPRNIDVWRAASDDRTWAH
- a CDS encoding WecB/TagA/CpsF family glycosyltransferase, translated to MTSSIARSPLLRSQYSLLATADAEHRSVYLLGAEQSVLDALVDALTTKYPGLRIAGAHHGYFDESEEEAIARAIRESRADMLFLGMPSPRKENFLRRWEDVLDVPIRHGVGGSFDVLAGITKRAPERWQRASMEWAYRLLQEPRRMWRRYLTTNTAFLILLARERFRTTPPYPRPEKLPTPRKHHG